Below is a genomic region from Pseudomonas berkeleyensis.
ATCATCTTCTGCATCTGCTTGTGCTGCTTGATCAGCCGGCCGATGTCCTGCACCTGAGTGCCGGAACCCAGCGCGATGCGACGCTTGCGCGAACCGCTGATGATGTCCGGGTCACGGCGCTCGGCGGGAGTCATCGAATTGATGATCGCCTCCATCTGCTTGAACTGCTTCTCGGCCGCGCCCTGGGCATTACCCATCTGCGACAGATTGACACCGCCGATGGACGGCAGCTTGTCCATCAGGCCACCGAGGCCGCCCATGTTCTTCATTTGCAGAAGCTGGTCACGAAAGTCTTCGAGGTCGAAGCCCTTGCCCTTCTTCAGTTTCTTGGTGAGTTTTTCGGCCTTCTCGCGATCGAGGGTCTGCTCGGCCTGCTCGATCAGGCTGAGCACGTCACCCATGCCAAGAATGCGCGAGGCGATACGATCCGGGTGGAAGGGCTCCAGCGCGTCACTCTTCTCGCCCATACCGATGAACTTGATCGGTTTGCCGGTGATGTGGCGCACCGACAGCGCGGCACCACCACGGGCATCACCGTCGACCTTGGTCAGCACCACGCCGGTCAGCGGTAGGGCGTCGGCAAAAGCCTTGGCGGTATTGGCGGCGTCCTGACCGGTCATGGCGTCGACCACGAACAGGGTCTCGACCGGTTTGACTGCGGCGTGCAGCGCCTGGATCTCGGCCATCATCTCGGCGTCGACAGCCAGACGACCGGCGGTATCGAGGATGACCACGTCAATGAACTTGAGCTTGGCCTCACGGATCGCCGCGTTGGCGATATCCACCGGCTTCTGGCTGACATCGGAAGGGAAGAAGGCGATTTCCAGATCGCTGGCCAGGGTTTCCAGCTGCTTGATCGCCGCTGGGCGATAGACGTCAGCGGAAACCAGCAGTACCGACTTCTTCTTGCGCTCCTTGAGGAACTTGGCCAGCTTGCCGGCGGTGGTAGTCTTACCCGCACCTTGCAGGCCAGCCATCAGCACCACGGCAGGCGGCGCAGCGTTCAGCGCCAGATCTTCGTTGGCCGCGCCCATCAGCTCTTCGAGCTCGGCACGAACGATCTTCACGAAGGCCTGACCTGGGGTCAGGCTCTTCGACACCTCGGTGCCGACCGCACGCTCCTTGACCCGGTTTACGAAGTCCTTGACCACCGGCAGAGCGACGTCGGCCTCAAGCAACGCCATACGCACTTCGCGCAGCGTGTCCTTGATATTGTCTTCGGTGAGCTTGGCCTTGCCCGTGACGCTACGCAGCGTCTGGGAAAGGCGATCGGTAAGATTTTCGAACATGCGCGTTCCTTTGAAGAGCGCCCAGACTGGGCCAGGCATGCAACAGGCGGCGGATTATAGCGGAGTCACCGCGCCACCGACACCGCCTGCGGTCTTTCGTGTCACCGGCCTTCTGTGCCACACTCAGCGCCTTTCGGGCTCGCCTTACACGGACTTATGCACCCTCTGCTGCCCAGCCTAGCCGCTGCCTTTCTATATGCCGGCGCTGCCGCCTACCAAGGTCTGCACCTGAAAAAGCGCAGCACACCCGACAAACGCCTGCTCGTAGTGTTCGGCGCACTCGCCTTGCTGCTGCATGGCGTCAGCCTGTTCTTCCAGCTGAACCACGGCGGCGCCCTGAACCTCGACTTTTTCAACGCGGCCAGCCTGATTGCCTGCGCGGTGATCGCGCTGATCCTGCTGGCCTGCCTGCGCATACCGGTGCAGAACCTGCTGCTGCTTCTGTTCCCGCTGGGCGCGATGACCGTGCTGCTGGCCGAATTCATGCCCTCCGGCACCATCAGCCCGGTGCAGGCACACCCCGGCATCCTGGCGCATATCCTGCTGTCGATCCTGGCCTATGGCCTGCTGACCATCGCCGTGTTCCAGTCGATCCTGCTGTTGTTGCAGGACTACCAGCTCAAGCACAAGCACCCGTCCGGACTGATCAAGAACTTCCCTCCGCTGCAGACCATGGAAAGCCTGCTGTTCGGCTTCCTGTTGGCCGGCTGGGTAGCCCTGTCGCTTTCACTGCTTTCGGGTGCGCTGTTCCTCGACGACCTGTTCGCCCAGCACCTGGCGCACAAGACCATCCTCTCCTGCTTCGCCTGGGTGGTATTCGCCGTGCTGCTGTGGGGACGCCATCAGATGGGCTGGCGCGGCCACAAGGCCATTCGCTGGACGCTGGCCGGGTTTTGCCTGCTGATGCTGGCCTACTTCGGCAGCAAGCTGGTTCGCGAATTCATCCTGCACGTTTGACAGCAGGGCGGCTGTAACCCGCCCTACTTACTGACGCTCCCGGATTGCATCCGGGCTACGGGTTCAGCGGCACCCAACTGAAGCTCAACAAGCCCTCGCCAGGTGCTCAGCCAGGCCTTGCGCCCAAACCCTGTAACCCAACGCGGATGGATGGTAGCCATCCTCCGCCAGGTAGTGCGCCTCGAACGCCAGGCCCAACTCGCA
It encodes:
- a CDS encoding cytochrome C assembly family protein produces the protein MHPLLPSLAAAFLYAGAAAYQGLHLKKRSTPDKRLLVVFGALALLLHGVSLFFQLNHGGALNLDFFNAASLIACAVIALILLACLRIPVQNLLLLLFPLGAMTVLLAEFMPSGTISPVQAHPGILAHILLSILAYGLLTIAVFQSILLLLQDYQLKHKHPSGLIKNFPPLQTMESLLFGFLLAGWVALSLSLLSGALFLDDLFAQHLAHKTILSCFAWVVFAVLLWGRHQMGWRGHKAIRWTLAGFCLLMLAYFGSKLVREFILHV
- the ffh gene encoding signal recognition particle protein produces the protein MFENLTDRLSQTLRSVTGKAKLTEDNIKDTLREVRMALLEADVALPVVKDFVNRVKERAVGTEVSKSLTPGQAFVKIVRAELEELMGAANEDLALNAAPPAVVLMAGLQGAGKTTTAGKLAKFLKERKKKSVLLVSADVYRPAAIKQLETLASDLEIAFFPSDVSQKPVDIANAAIREAKLKFIDVVILDTAGRLAVDAEMMAEIQALHAAVKPVETLFVVDAMTGQDAANTAKAFADALPLTGVVLTKVDGDARGGAALSVRHITGKPIKFIGMGEKSDALEPFHPDRIASRILGMGDVLSLIEQAEQTLDREKAEKLTKKLKKGKGFDLEDFRDQLLQMKNMGGLGGLMDKLPSIGGVNLSQMGNAQGAAEKQFKQMEAIINSMTPAERRDPDIISGSRKRRIALGSGTQVQDIGRLIKQHKQMQKMMKKFTAKGGMAKMMRGMGGMFPGGGMPKF